The following coding sequences are from one Kushneria phosphatilytica window:
- the can gene encoding carbonate dehydratase has translation MHFSDDPDIQQLLDQNRRWSEAMQAEDPEFFSRLSSQQNPDYLWIGCSDSRVPANQIIDLPPGEVFVHRNVANILHHNDMNALSVVQFAVDVLKVRHIMIVGHYGCGGVRAALSEDDHDNGLVDYWLHSIRALYQHHHDQLAHLTMDERVDRMCELNVKAQVRSLCSTRILQRAWQRGQSVAVHGWCYSLADGSIRDLDFSVNDQHQAARLWQIESLTG, from the coding sequence ATGCACTTTTCCGATGATCCCGATATCCAACAGCTACTGGACCAGAATCGTCGCTGGTCAGAAGCGATGCAGGCCGAAGATCCCGAGTTCTTCAGCCGCCTCTCCAGTCAACAGAATCCCGACTACCTCTGGATCGGCTGCTCGGACAGCCGGGTACCGGCCAATCAGATCATCGATCTTCCGCCCGGGGAAGTCTTTGTCCATCGCAATGTCGCCAATATACTCCACCACAATGATATGAACGCCCTTTCCGTGGTGCAGTTTGCCGTCGATGTATTGAAGGTGCGGCATATCATGATCGTGGGCCATTACGGTTGCGGCGGCGTTCGTGCAGCGCTTTCCGAGGACGATCACGATAACGGCCTTGTCGACTACTGGCTGCACTCGATTCGAGCGCTTTATCAGCATCATCACGATCAACTCGCCCACCTGACCATGGACGAACGTGTTGATCGTATGTGTGAGCTGAATGTGAAGGCTCAGGTCCGCAGCCTCTGCTCAACGCGTATTCTACAGCGTGCCTGGCAGCGCGGTCAGTCAGTGGCCGTCCACGGTTGGTGCTACAGTCTTGCGGATGGGTCCATCCGTGATCTGGACTTCAGCGTCAATGATCAGCATCAGGCGGCTCGACTGTGGCAGATTGAAAGCCTGACCGGCTGA
- the msrA gene encoding peptide-methionine (S)-S-oxide reductase MsrA: protein MLGRDKTRLPDASQALPGRDRPIDISGEHHVTGHSIVPPFPPHSEELVLGMGCFWGAERLFWSLPGVYATAAGYADGITPNPTYEEVCSGMTGHAEVVRIIYDPTVIGTPELLRLFWESHDPTQGMRQGNDLGTQYRSVILTTSPAQRQLVEQSRDEYARALQASGNGTITTEIHDLETFYYAEEYHQQYLSKNPAGYCGLRGTGVSCPIF, encoded by the coding sequence ATGCTGGGAAGAGATAAAACTCGCCTACCTGATGCCAGTCAGGCACTTCCGGGTCGCGATCGGCCGATTGATATCAGTGGAGAGCATCATGTTACGGGGCATTCCATTGTCCCTCCATTCCCACCTCACAGTGAGGAACTGGTGCTGGGCATGGGGTGCTTCTGGGGGGCAGAACGGCTGTTCTGGTCGTTGCCGGGAGTTTATGCCACGGCTGCCGGTTATGCCGACGGGATAACGCCCAATCCGACCTATGAAGAGGTATGCTCCGGCATGACCGGACACGCCGAAGTAGTACGCATCATCTATGATCCTACCGTGATCGGCACACCGGAATTGTTGCGGCTGTTCTGGGAGTCACATGATCCGACTCAGGGAATGCGTCAGGGAAATGATCTCGGGACTCAGTATCGCTCGGTAATCCTGACTACCAGTCCGGCACAACGTCAGCTGGTCGAACAGAGTCGTGATGAATATGCTCGAGCGCTTCAGGCGAGCGGAAACGGTACCATTACCACCGAAATTCACGATCTTGAAACCTTTTACTACGCAGAAGAGTACCATCAGCAGTATCTGAGCAAGAATCCGGCCGGATACTGTGGTCTCCGCGGAACAGGAGTCAGTTGCCCGATCTTCTGA
- the tamA gene encoding autotransporter assembly complex protein TamA: MQSRFGAPPVKKQLPAAISLIAFGVILSLMPPPALAIEASVSGVSGELSRNVTTWLQPVSIPAGADVESYAPDVRHRVTEALRALGYYNADIALGFRDRKHVDVTIEPGEPVLVKSLDIRVTGGAGDDDVFQQAINDSALKKMKGEPLRHASYEALKSRLTSLALQRGYFDAGYRTHRIEVRPWQSSARIILVMDSGERYRFGQIRFEGSQIRDNRLRNMAPFKPGDYYDAGQLATYNQRLSSSNWFRGIGVQPRIDRISAQAPSPDARVADRTSPQTPPNGNVPEASAQRSRDKHDAPAEIADIYHEVAAEQLKWVPIDVHVIPADRYQFETGVGYATDLGPRVRFSVNMPWLNDQGDSLTNDLTLSGPEQEFSGKYNMPLANPQRGNYNIQYGFSQTNQDTSDTNSFESSVQFGRQWNFENGWTQNAYLRTTYEDFTQGNDSGTALLFVPGMSWTHSQTDDPTLPMHGNRQDLLVEVSDKRWGSDVTFARTRLDTQWIDSIGDDNRFVARSTIGATATSHFHDMPPSLRFFTGGDRSVRGYSYESLSPEDSDGDQLGGRHLLVGSIEYQRRVVGQWWGATFLDAGNAFDNWWPNELKKSVGAGVRWISPVGPVRLDIAHPLDDEEKSWRLHFGIGPEF; the protein is encoded by the coding sequence ATGCAATCACGCTTCGGAGCACCACCGGTAAAAAAGCAGTTACCGGCAGCGATCTCGCTGATTGCCTTTGGCGTGATTCTGAGCCTTATGCCACCACCTGCACTGGCCATTGAAGCTTCTGTCAGTGGTGTTTCAGGGGAGCTGAGCAGGAATGTGACGACCTGGTTGCAGCCGGTTTCGATCCCCGCGGGTGCAGATGTCGAAAGCTATGCACCGGATGTCAGACATCGAGTCACGGAAGCACTTCGCGCACTGGGCTACTATAACGCCGACATTGCGCTGGGATTTCGCGATCGCAAGCATGTGGACGTTACTATCGAGCCGGGCGAGCCGGTACTTGTCAAATCACTTGATATCCGGGTTACGGGTGGGGCCGGGGATGACGATGTCTTTCAACAGGCGATCAATGACAGCGCTCTGAAAAAGATGAAAGGTGAGCCCTTGCGGCATGCCAGTTATGAAGCCTTGAAATCGCGCCTGACTTCACTGGCATTGCAAAGGGGTTATTTCGACGCTGGCTATAGGACCCACCGCATTGAAGTGCGCCCCTGGCAGAGCAGTGCTCGCATCATTCTGGTCATGGACAGCGGCGAACGCTATCGGTTTGGACAGATTCGGTTCGAAGGAAGTCAGATCCGCGATAATCGCTTGCGTAACATGGCACCTTTCAAACCCGGGGATTACTACGACGCCGGCCAGCTGGCCACCTATAATCAGCGTCTGAGTTCTTCCAACTGGTTTCGTGGTATCGGTGTTCAACCCCGCATTGACCGCATCAGTGCTCAGGCGCCTTCACCGGACGCCAGGGTAGCCGATCGGACTTCACCGCAGACTCCCCCGAATGGAAACGTCCCCGAAGCATCGGCTCAACGCAGTAGAGATAAGCATGATGCGCCCGCAGAAATCGCGGATATCTATCACGAAGTAGCTGCTGAGCAGCTGAAATGGGTGCCGATCGATGTGCATGTCATCCCGGCCGACCGTTATCAGTTCGAAACCGGTGTCGGATATGCCACTGACCTTGGTCCGCGAGTGCGCTTCTCGGTGAATATGCCCTGGCTGAATGACCAGGGTGACAGCCTGACCAATGACCTGACGCTCTCCGGGCCGGAGCAGGAATTCAGTGGCAAATACAATATGCCACTGGCCAATCCTCAGCGGGGTAATTACAACATCCAGTATGGGTTCAGCCAGACCAACCAGGACACCAGCGACACCAACAGTTTTGAAAGTTCGGTGCAGTTCGGCCGGCAGTGGAACTTTGAAAATGGCTGGACCCAGAATGCCTATTTACGTACCACCTATGAAGATTTCACCCAGGGTAATGACAGTGGTACCGCATTACTGTTTGTACCCGGCATGAGCTGGACGCATTCACAAACCGATGATCCCACCCTGCCCATGCACGGTAACCGACAGGACCTGCTGGTCGAAGTGTCGGATAAACGCTGGGGTTCTGATGTCACCTTTGCCCGCACACGCCTGGATACTCAATGGATTGACAGTATTGGCGATGACAACCGCTTTGTGGCTCGCAGTACCATTGGGGCGACTGCCACTTCCCATTTTCATGACATGCCGCCTTCACTGCGCTTTTTTACCGGTGGGGACCGCAGTGTCAGAGGCTATTCGTATGAGAGCCTCTCTCCGGAAGACAGCGATGGAGATCAATTGGGTGGGCGCCATCTTCTGGTGGGGTCCATCGAGTATCAGAGGCGTGTTGTCGGTCAATGGTGGGGGGCTACCTTCCTTGATGCCGGTAATGCCTTTGACAACTGGTGGCCCAACGAGCTGAAAAAGAGTGTTGGCGCAGGTGTGCGATGGATATCACCAGTAGGGCCGGTTCGATTGGACATTGCCCATCCCCTTGATGACGAGGAAAAATCTTGGCGTTTGCATTTCGGCATCGGACCAGAATTCTGA
- the gorA gene encoding glutathione-disulfide reductase, producing MSDHDFDLFVIGAGSGGVRAARTAAQHGKRVAIAEDRHLGGTCVNVGCVPKKLYSYAAHFSDAFHDSAGFGWQFEQAPTFHWPTLRDNKTREIERLNGIYEKLLVNAGVELIRGRAQIVDAHGIEINGQRYSAERILIATGGQPWIPEFEGRDHLLDSDRIFNLERFPKRFLVMGGGYIAVEFASIFNGLGAETHLVYRGPLFLRGFDYEIREFTRDEMLKKGVNLHFETTIDQVEARDNVYDVTLSNGKTLEVDVVLGATGRRPRFEGLGLENVEVEFETNGKLRVDDRYQTATPSILALGDITEGPELTPVALEDAMRLVELHFGSGEAEPIDYDSVATAVFCHPNIGTVGLSEEEAREQHEQIRVYTTNFRPMRHTLSGSDERCLMKLIVDDYSDRVLGAHMVGEEAGELIQGLAIAVRAGLTKHDFDATVGVHPTSAEEFVTLRQVTRT from the coding sequence GTGTCGGATCATGATTTCGATCTGTTTGTCATTGGTGCGGGCTCCGGAGGAGTGCGTGCGGCCCGAACGGCAGCGCAGCATGGCAAGCGTGTTGCCATTGCCGAAGATCGCCATCTGGGCGGCACCTGCGTCAATGTCGGCTGTGTACCCAAGAAACTGTATTCATATGCTGCTCATTTCTCTGATGCCTTTCACGATAGTGCCGGCTTTGGTTGGCAATTCGAGCAGGCTCCGACGTTTCACTGGCCTACGTTGCGCGATAACAAGACCCGTGAAATCGAGCGTCTCAATGGCATCTACGAGAAGCTGCTGGTTAATGCCGGCGTCGAGTTGATCCGAGGTCGTGCACAAATCGTCGATGCGCACGGGATCGAAATCAACGGTCAGCGTTATAGTGCAGAGCGAATTCTGATTGCCACCGGTGGGCAACCCTGGATCCCCGAGTTTGAAGGTCGCGATCATTTGCTCGATTCCGATCGTATCTTCAACCTCGAGCGCTTCCCCAAACGTTTTCTGGTAATGGGGGGCGGCTATATTGCCGTCGAGTTTGCCAGTATCTTCAATGGGCTTGGCGCCGAGACCCACCTGGTCTACCGCGGCCCGTTATTCCTGCGCGGCTTCGACTACGAGATCCGTGAGTTCACCCGTGACGAGATGCTCAAGAAAGGCGTCAACCTGCACTTCGAAACCACTATTGATCAGGTTGAGGCGCGGGATAACGTCTATGACGTCACGCTCAGTAATGGTAAGACCCTTGAAGTGGATGTAGTGCTGGGGGCTACGGGGCGGCGCCCACGTTTCGAGGGACTCGGGCTGGAAAATGTCGAGGTAGAATTCGAAACCAACGGCAAGCTGCGTGTAGACGATCGCTATCAGACCGCTACACCTTCCATCCTGGCGCTGGGAGACATCACTGAAGGTCCGGAGCTTACGCCAGTAGCTCTTGAAGATGCCATGAGGCTGGTAGAGCTTCATTTCGGCTCAGGCGAAGCTGAGCCCATCGACTATGACAGCGTCGCTACGGCGGTTTTCTGCCATCCCAACATCGGTACGGTGGGATTGAGCGAAGAAGAAGCGCGTGAGCAGCATGAGCAGATCCGTGTCTATACGACGAATTTCCGTCCCATGCGCCATACTCTTTCGGGTAGCGACGAACGCTGTCTGATGAAACTGATCGTCGATGATTACAGTGACCGTGTACTTGGTGCCCACATGGTGGGCGAGGAAGCCGGTGAGCTGATTCAGGGTCTGGCGATTGCCGTGCGGGCCGGTCTGACCAAGCATGATTTCGATGCGACGGTTGGTGTGCATCCCACCAGTGCTGAAGAATTCGTGACACTGAGGCAGGTAACACGCACCTGA
- a CDS encoding hydrolase, giving the protein MLFAADFHAPHGLSNPHVQTLLPQLMPRASLRYETELVNLPDGDFVELSWALPAPEHPRAPICLLFHGLESSAQCPRVRTLLATASRMGWRAVVMHFRGCGKVPHRGSRTYHAGATADAYWVISQLASRYPNALKVAIGISLGGNMLLKLAGEQGGDGLDLAGAIAISPPLDLAASADALNIGFSRVYQRRMLTSLKRKLARFESSHDNSDPEPTGNKRRRLDTFWAWDNEITAPMNGFESATDYYQRASAGRWLDRIELPTLILHAEDDPFMPRQLFTRLPDPSACVRVEIAEHGGHVGFVERRGGLLRSWLAHRVGEQLRSWSRVPALSALDYRVPRT; this is encoded by the coding sequence ATGCTGTTCGCTGCCGATTTCCATGCCCCTCATGGTCTGAGCAATCCTCATGTTCAGACCCTGCTACCGCAGCTGATGCCGCGAGCTTCACTGCGCTATGAAACCGAGCTGGTCAATTTACCGGATGGCGATTTCGTGGAACTGAGCTGGGCCCTGCCCGCTCCGGAACACCCGCGTGCACCGATCTGCCTGCTCTTTCATGGACTGGAATCCTCGGCTCAGTGCCCTCGCGTGCGCACATTGCTGGCTACAGCCTCGCGCATGGGTTGGCGGGCCGTAGTGATGCATTTCCGTGGCTGTGGCAAGGTGCCTCATCGTGGCTCACGTACCTACCACGCTGGCGCAACTGCTGATGCTTACTGGGTAATCAGCCAACTGGCCAGCCGCTACCCGAATGCACTCAAGGTGGCTATCGGCATTTCATTGGGTGGTAACATGCTATTGAAGCTGGCCGGCGAACAGGGCGGCGATGGGCTCGATCTGGCGGGCGCGATCGCCATCAGCCCACCTCTTGATCTGGCAGCTTCCGCTGACGCATTGAACATCGGTTTTTCCAGAGTCTATCAGCGCCGAATGCTGACGAGCCTGAAACGCAAGCTGGCACGTTTCGAATCAAGCCATGACAATAGTGACCCTGAGCCTACTGGCAACAAACGGCGACGACTCGATACCTTCTGGGCATGGGATAACGAGATTACAGCGCCCATGAACGGTTTTGAATCGGCAACCGATTACTACCAGCGCGCCTCTGCGGGACGCTGGCTCGATCGGATCGAGCTGCCGACGCTGATCCTGCACGCCGAAGACGACCCTTTCATGCCCCGTCAGCTTTTTACCAGGCTACCTGATCCTTCCGCCTGTGTGCGGGTAGAAATTGCAGAGCATGGCGGTCATGTCGGTTTTGTCGAGCGGCGTGGCGGGCTACTGCGATCATGGCTGGCACACCGAGTCGGAGAGCAACTCAGGTCATGGTCCCGTGTCCCTGCCCTGAGCGCTCTTGATTACCGCGTGCCCCGCACCTGA
- the tamB gene encoding autotransporter assembly complex protein TamB: MRLLRFIFWLMAWLVAVVMILSGVALSPWGTHWLMDQAQSRGLISFERVTGAPLDDLHISGLHLELPAMTLDAREIELNWASDCLYRGRLCIDQLQGRGIHLKLNSSDAQPEQTAKPDGSIPRIETPIPLELRHLALNDVTLFLPDGTRAGWQTLQGAFSFSGHTLQLGQLHWQSPYVILPVPASLDTPDPLSSDVDVRTARRVVNVDIVTLEAIKSAREIAAQSAAEGSDDVMTRLAEQAARASIIEQSVLAPGIIELNAQEGNAGASRNPLLIAMLDGQGPANPLATLLGQTDEQGRIRMPAIQLPLNVDIPNVVIDDFRLVGPNPLKVNNVHLAASLRDDQVTLSELKVDSPDGHLNLAASVTLSGDYPLSLSLNGDMQRAPLGREKLALSMTGSLSQLVLQLDASGTVAASLSVNADLLAPDLPLALHLDAPALKWPLESREEAAYHVRDLGVDLTGSLADYQLTMKAQARGPSFGPLDLALQGVGDMRHFNWAPFSVSTTHGGRLTSTGNVTWTNGVAAQTELTLEKFRLQDVTDQISGTFNGTLKGSFDQNERGWALAVPNLAINGTLQGRSLSMRAQLDGNSDMVWHIRQLDLRQGRNHVSAQGSVGENLSLKADIDAPQLNSVLPQLGGSLRGHIRLDGTLKQPDADIALDGRHVHYADNRIGLVSLKATSQGLEDPRFDLKLDARALEAAGQQLQQLGLTLTGRLSQHHLTLDVTGGEAMPLQQAALVLDGNFNRVTQRYQGQLTHLSADLSQVGQIALKEPLSLSADLTNSRVVAQPFCLTRQQGGELCSIRELRASAASGQASLALRDLPLALLDDYLPRPWQVSGRGDAHLDAGWSAGGTSWQADLQLEGTARVQGQDARGKPLSLPAADLKLDARFSPETAEARVRLALDDAGTLQLQTRVEDPLGDRRITGRLQINEIILSPYRPLVLGLEQLNGALNGDISLSGNLRQPLLNGTLALSDVRASGSQLPVSLDDARITLNLNGDQGSLEGHLDSGEARWALSGNASWPTTADWQARLTLDGGGSPLEIALPEYGRLRVAPHIEVAADPSQLNIGGRVRLPWARLEVSQVPPSAIKPSSDAIIITREEDEAARDAATGKPSATPEWASTSAQSLEQAGMAVNIDVRVIIGDDVHLEAYGLKTNLEGTLNVRQNAGALQVFGDVSLVDGRFQSFGQDLVIRQGKVIFSGPPSQPYLQFEAIRNPENTEDDVIAGLRVKGPASAPELQIFSEPTMDESSALSYLLRGRAPDAEGGSSSDALTSALVGLSLSRSGRAIGALGETFGVQDLSLESSGSGEESQVKVSGYLFDRLKISYGVGLFSPIAELTLRYKLVQNLYLQAVSGANQALDILYTFSLGHTRAKDVQNRNNGE, from the coding sequence ATGAGGCTCTTGCGTTTCATTTTCTGGTTGATGGCATGGCTGGTTGCGGTGGTCATGATCCTTTCGGGGGTAGCACTCTCCCCCTGGGGAACACACTGGTTGATGGATCAGGCCCAATCACGCGGGCTGATCAGCTTCGAAAGAGTGACTGGAGCGCCGCTGGACGACCTTCATATCAGTGGGCTGCATCTGGAACTGCCTGCAATGACACTTGATGCCAGAGAGATCGAGCTGAATTGGGCCAGTGACTGTCTCTATCGAGGGCGCCTTTGTATTGATCAGCTGCAAGGCAGGGGCATACACCTCAAGCTGAATTCAAGTGATGCGCAACCGGAGCAGACAGCCAAGCCGGATGGCAGCATACCCCGGATCGAGACCCCCATTCCGCTTGAGCTGCGCCACCTGGCCCTGAATGATGTCACTTTGTTCCTGCCGGACGGGACTCGGGCAGGTTGGCAGACATTACAGGGAGCTTTCAGTTTCAGCGGTCATACACTGCAATTGGGACAACTCCACTGGCAGTCGCCTTATGTCATTCTGCCAGTGCCGGCGAGCCTGGATACTCCTGATCCATTGAGCAGCGACGTGGATGTCCGTACGGCGCGGCGGGTGGTCAATGTCGATATCGTGACGCTTGAAGCAATCAAGAGTGCCCGGGAAATTGCTGCGCAATCGGCAGCCGAAGGTTCTGATGATGTCATGACTCGGTTAGCCGAACAGGCAGCCCGTGCCTCAATCATCGAACAGAGCGTGCTGGCTCCGGGGATCATCGAGCTGAACGCCCAGGAGGGCAATGCAGGCGCGTCACGCAACCCTCTGCTGATTGCCATGCTGGATGGTCAGGGGCCGGCCAACCCCCTGGCCACGCTGCTTGGCCAAACCGATGAGCAAGGTCGGATCAGGATGCCGGCCATTCAGTTACCATTGAATGTCGATATTCCGAATGTCGTCATCGATGACTTTCGCCTGGTCGGCCCCAATCCCCTGAAGGTCAACAATGTACATCTTGCGGCCAGCCTGCGGGATGATCAGGTGACACTCTCCGAGCTGAAGGTCGACTCGCCCGATGGGCATCTGAACCTGGCCGCCTCGGTCACACTGTCGGGCGATTATCCACTGTCACTTTCACTCAATGGTGACATGCAGCGAGCTCCTCTTGGGCGGGAGAAACTGGCCTTGAGCATGACTGGTTCGCTGAGTCAGCTTGTATTGCAACTGGATGCTTCAGGTACGGTAGCGGCATCACTCAGTGTGAATGCAGATTTACTGGCACCTGATCTTCCGTTGGCGCTGCATCTGGATGCGCCAGCATTGAAATGGCCTTTGGAGAGCCGTGAGGAGGCCGCCTATCATGTACGTGATCTCGGTGTCGATCTGACCGGTAGTCTCGCCGATTATCAGCTGACAATGAAGGCGCAGGCGCGCGGTCCTTCATTCGGCCCACTGGACCTGGCGCTTCAGGGCGTGGGAGATATGCGTCACTTCAATTGGGCGCCGTTTAGTGTCAGTACAACCCATGGCGGCCGTCTCACCAGCACGGGTAATGTCACCTGGACAAATGGGGTGGCGGCACAGACCGAGCTGACCCTGGAGAAGTTCCGTTTGCAGGATGTAACTGATCAGATCTCGGGGACATTCAATGGCACTCTCAAGGGTAGTTTCGATCAGAATGAGCGTGGCTGGGCGCTGGCTGTGCCGAATCTGGCCATCAACGGCACGCTGCAGGGACGCAGTTTGTCCATGCGGGCGCAGCTGGATGGTAACAGCGACATGGTATGGCATATCCGACAACTGGATCTGCGGCAGGGACGCAACCATGTGTCTGCCCAGGGTAGCGTGGGCGAGAACCTTTCGCTGAAGGCTGATATCGATGCGCCTCAGCTGAATTCCGTACTACCGCAACTGGGGGGAAGTCTGCGTGGTCACATCAGGCTGGATGGCACGCTCAAACAGCCCGATGCCGACATTGCCCTGGACGGCCGTCATGTTCATTACGCTGATAACCGCATCGGGCTTGTTTCCCTGAAAGCCACAAGTCAGGGGCTGGAAGATCCACGATTTGATCTGAAACTCGATGCCCGCGCCCTGGAAGCCGCCGGCCAGCAGCTTCAACAGTTGGGTCTGACGTTGACAGGAAGACTCAGTCAGCATCATCTCACACTGGATGTTACCGGGGGTGAGGCAATGCCTCTTCAGCAGGCTGCGCTGGTGCTGGATGGAAATTTCAATCGTGTCACACAACGCTATCAGGGACAGCTGACGCATCTCTCTGCCGATCTGAGTCAGGTGGGTCAGATAGCGCTCAAGGAGCCGCTGTCCCTTTCCGCTGATCTCACCAATAGCCGGGTTGTAGCACAACCTTTCTGCCTGACAAGACAGCAGGGCGGTGAATTGTGTTCGATTCGTGAGCTTCGCGCGAGTGCCGCTTCCGGCCAGGCCTCACTGGCCCTGCGTGATTTACCACTGGCGCTGCTTGATGATTATTTGCCCAGACCATGGCAGGTCAGTGGCCGTGGTGATGCACACCTGGATGCAGGTTGGTCAGCAGGGGGCACCAGCTGGCAGGCTGATTTGCAGCTTGAAGGTACTGCCAGGGTGCAGGGTCAGGATGCCAGAGGAAAACCTCTGTCTCTGCCAGCGGCCGACCTGAAGCTTGATGCCCGGTTCTCTCCCGAGACTGCCGAGGCCCGGGTCAGACTGGCACTGGATGATGCTGGTACTCTTCAGCTGCAAACACGGGTAGAAGACCCGTTGGGGGATCGCCGAATCACAGGGCGATTGCAGATCAACGAGATTATTCTCTCACCTTATCGCCCACTGGTCCTGGGACTGGAACAACTCAATGGGGCGCTGAATGGTGATATTTCCCTGTCGGGTAATCTGCGTCAGCCCTTGCTGAATGGCACACTGGCACTTTCGGATGTACGTGCCAGTGGCTCGCAATTACCGGTGAGTCTGGACGATGCGCGTATTACTTTGAATCTGAATGGAGATCAGGGGAGCCTTGAAGGCCATCTCGATTCCGGGGAAGCTCGCTGGGCCCTGTCAGGCAATGCCAGCTGGCCTACTACTGCTGACTGGCAGGCACGATTGACGCTTGATGGTGGTGGTTCACCCCTGGAAATTGCATTGCCTGAATATGGGCGCTTGAGAGTAGCACCCCATATCGAGGTCGCTGCTGACCCTTCGCAGCTCAATATCGGGGGGCGTGTTCGGCTCCCCTGGGCGCGTCTTGAAGTCAGCCAGGTGCCTCCTTCAGCGATCAAACCTTCTTCCGACGCTATCATCATTACGCGTGAAGAAGACGAGGCTGCTCGCGATGCCGCTACCGGGAAGCCATCCGCAACTCCGGAATGGGCCAGTACCAGTGCCCAGTCACTGGAACAGGCGGGCATGGCAGTCAATATTGATGTCAGAGTGATCATAGGCGATGACGTGCATCTGGAAGCCTATGGTCTCAAGACCAACCTGGAAGGCACGCTCAATGTGCGGCAGAATGCAGGGGCATTGCAGGTGTTCGGTGATGTTTCACTGGTTGATGGTCGCTTTCAGTCCTTTGGCCAGGATCTGGTCATTCGTCAGGGCAAGGTCATTTTCAGCGGGCCGCCTTCGCAGCCTTATCTGCAGTTCGAGGCCATTCGTAATCCGGAGAATACCGAAGACGATGTCATCGCCGGATTGCGTGTCAAAGGGCCTGCATCAGCCCCTGAGTTGCAGATATTCTCTGAGCCGACCATGGATGAATCCAGTGCGCTTTCGTATTTGTTACGTGGGCGCGCACCGGACGCTGAGGGAGGTTCCAGCAGTGATGCACTGACCTCGGCGCTGGTAGGCCTGTCACTGTCACGCAGCGGTCGAGCCATCGGAGCCCTGGGCGAAACCTTTGGGGTACAGGACCTCTCTCTGGAAAGCAGTGGTAGTGGTGAAGAGAGTCAGGTGAAGGTCAGTGGTTATCTGTTCGACCGTCTTAAAATCAGCTATGGCGTAGGTCTGTTTTCTCCCATCGCCGAACTGACCCTGCGCTACAAGCTGGTACAGAACCTGTATTTGCAGGCTGTGTCCGGAGCCAATCAGGCGCTGGATATTCTGTATACCTTCAGCCTTGGCCATACCAGGGCAAAAGATGTTCAAAACCGCAATAATGGAGAGTAG